A genomic window from Vampirovibrio chlorellavorus includes:
- a CDS encoding VOC family protein: MFLHTRLKVRDIERAIAFYSRYFNMTCRGRKTSPRGSQLAFMQVPGSPTELELAYLPWDPDFQLPEDIFHLAFQVDNVPDALEQMRAEGVKITEECTTMPNGRSMAFIEDPDGYEIELLSGQPD; encoded by the coding sequence ATGTTTTTACACACTCGCCTGAAAGTTCGGGACATTGAGCGGGCCATCGCTTTTTACAGCCGTTACTTCAATATGACCTGCCGCGGGCGAAAGACATCCCCCCGAGGGAGCCAGTTGGCATTTATGCAGGTGCCGGGCTCCCCGACCGAACTGGAACTGGCCTATTTACCCTGGGACCCAGACTTTCAATTACCAGAAGATATTTTCCATCTGGCCTTTCAGGTAGACAACGTCCCGGATGCCCTTGAACAAATGCGCGCGGAAGGCGTTAAGATTACCGAAGAATGCACGACCATGCCCAACGGACGGTCCATGGCCTTTATTGAAGACCCGGACGGGTATGAAATCGAACTGCTCTCCGGTCAACCCGACTAA